The following proteins come from a genomic window of Burkholderiales bacterium:
- the dksA gene encoding RNA polymerase-binding protein DksA, whose protein sequence is MNPRQLGHFRKILEALKHELSQDIDRTVHTMQDEATIFADPNDRASQESDMTLELRNRDRERKLIKKIDETIGKIDASDYGYCENCGVEIGLKRLEARPTATLCIDCKTLDELREKQVAK, encoded by the coding sequence ATGAATCCGCGGCAGCTTGGGCACTTTCGCAAAATCCTGGAAGCTCTGAAACATGAGCTCAGTCAAGACATTGACCGTACTGTCCACACCATGCAGGACGAGGCGACGATTTTTGCCGACCCCAATGACCGCGCCAGCCAGGAATCCGACATGACGCTTGAACTTAGGAACCGCGATCGGGAGCGCAAGCTCATCAAGAAAATTGACGAAACCATCGGTAAAATTGACGCGAGCGATTACGGCTATTGCGAAAACTGCGGAGTGGAAATCGGTCTAAAGCGTCTCGAAGCGCGGCCGACCGCGACACTTTGCATCGACTGCAAGACACTGGATGAGCTACGTGAGAAGCAAGTGGCCAAATAA
- the pnp gene encoding polyribonucleotide nucleotidyltransferase encodes MKHIKKSFSYGQHQVTLETGEIARQATGAVMVNMNDTVVLVTVVVAKEAKPDQDFFPLTVDYQERTYAAGKIPGGFFKREGRPSEKETLTSRLIDRPIRPLFHDGFYNEVQIIATVMSSNNEVDSDIPAMLGASAALAISGIPFHGPIGAARVGYINGEYVLNPTATQLKSSSLDLVVAGTEQAVLMVESEARELPEDVMLGAVVYGHKEMQTAIRAINELVDETGVPLPDQQPPAKDEALIAEVTELAENDLRHAYSIRQKQSRSARIDEICARVVNQLNGENTDLARENLLKTIIGDLEARIVRNQILNGEPRIDGRDTRTVRPITIRTGVLPRAHGSALFTRGETQAMVTATLGTARDGQIVDALQGEYTDRFMLHYNMPPYATGETGRVGSPKRREIGHGRLAKRALIRMLPAEEEFGYAVRVVSEITESNGSSSMASVCGGCLALMDAGVPIKAHVAGIAMGLIKEGNRFAVLTDILGDEDHLGDMDFKVAGTEKGVTALQMDIKIQGITKEIMRVALNQAREGRLHILELMKQALPNPREEISAYAPRIMTIKIKPEKIRDVIGKGGAVIRALTEETGTSIDIAEDGTVTIACAASEGCLLAKKRIEDITADVEVGRVYQGTVLKLLDFGAIVSVLPGKDGLLHISQIANERVNSVADHLKEGQTVKVKVLEADDKGRLRLSMKAVAAEEAAH; translated from the coding sequence GAACGCACCTACGCCGCCGGAAAAATACCCGGCGGTTTTTTTAAGCGTGAAGGCAGGCCCTCCGAGAAGGAGACGCTGACCTCGCGCCTCATAGACCGGCCGATCCGGCCGCTGTTTCACGACGGCTTTTACAACGAAGTGCAAATCATCGCCACCGTGATGTCCTCCAACAACGAAGTGGATTCGGACATTCCGGCGATGCTCGGCGCTTCCGCCGCGCTGGCGATTTCCGGCATTCCCTTCCACGGCCCCATCGGTGCGGCGCGCGTGGGCTATATCAACGGCGAATATGTATTGAATCCCACGGCAACACAGTTGAAATCCTCGTCGCTGGACCTGGTGGTGGCGGGAACCGAGCAGGCGGTGCTGATGGTGGAATCGGAAGCGCGCGAGCTTCCCGAGGACGTGATGCTCGGAGCGGTGGTGTACGGCCACAAGGAAATGCAGACGGCGATCCGGGCCATCAACGAACTCGTAGACGAAACCGGCGTACCGCTGCCGGACCAACAGCCGCCGGCGAAAGACGAGGCGCTGATTGCCGAGGTTACCGAGCTTGCCGAAAACGACCTGCGCCACGCCTACAGCATCAGACAGAAGCAATCGCGCAGCGCTAGAATTGATGAAATCTGCGCCCGAGTTGTGAATCAACTCAACGGCGAAAATACCGATCTCGCCCGCGAGAACCTGCTTAAGACCATCATCGGCGATCTGGAAGCGAGAATCGTCCGCAACCAGATTCTCAACGGCGAGCCGCGCATCGACGGCCGCGACACCCGCACCGTGCGGCCGATTACCATCCGCACCGGCGTGCTACCCCGCGCTCACGGTTCGGCGCTTTTCACCCGCGGGGAAACCCAGGCAATGGTGACGGCGACGCTGGGCACCGCGCGCGACGGCCAAATCGTCGACGCGCTGCAGGGCGAATACACCGACCGGTTCATGCTTCATTACAACATGCCTCCTTACGCTACCGGCGAGACGGGCCGCGTCGGCTCACCCAAGCGCCGCGAAATCGGCCACGGCCGGCTGGCGAAGCGCGCGTTGATCCGAATGCTCCCGGCCGAAGAGGAATTTGGTTACGCGGTGCGCGTGGTCTCCGAAATCACCGAGTCCAACGGTTCCAGCTCGATGGCTTCGGTGTGCGGCGGCTGCCTTGCGCTGATGGATGCCGGCGTGCCCATCAAGGCGCATGTCGCGGGCATCGCCATGGGGCTCATCAAAGAGGGCAACCGTTTCGCCGTGCTCACCGACATTCTGGGGGACGAAGATCATCTGGGTGACATGGATTTCAAGGTGGCGGGAACGGAAAAAGGCGTCACCGCTTTGCAAATGGACATCAAGATTCAGGGTATCACCAAGGAAATCATGCGCGTCGCGCTGAATCAGGCGCGCGAAGGGCGCCTGCATATTCTGGAGCTGATGAAGCAGGCGCTGCCCAATCCCCGTGAGGAAATCTCCGCTTACGCGCCGCGCATCATGACCATCAAGATCAAGCCTGAGAAAATCCGCGACGTCATCGGCAAGGGCGGCGCGGTCATCCGCGCGCTTACCGAGGAGACCGGCACTTCAATTGATATTGCTGAGGACGGCACGGTCACCATCGCCTGCGCCGCTTCCGAAGGCTGTCTTCTGGCGAAGAAACGCATCGAGGACATCACCGCTGATGTTGAAGTCGGCCGAGTTTATCAAGGCACGGTGCTGAAGCTTCTCGATTTCGGGGCAATCGTCAGCGTGCTGCCGGGCAAGGACGGCCTGCTGCACATTTCGCAAATCGCTAACGAGCGCGTCAACAGCGTGGCCGATCACTTGAAGGAAGGGCAAACCGTAAAGGTCAAAGTGCTGGAAGCAGACGATAAAGGGCGTCTGCGTTTGAGCATGAAAGCCGTGGCCGCGGAAGAAGCGGCGCATTAA